A region of Chitinophaga flava DNA encodes the following proteins:
- a CDS encoding non-ribosomal peptide synthetase yields the protein MKLIPLTSQQQDIYYESLLHPGAPIHNIGARIEIRGPLQLPALQQAYVALINQHDSFRGAVVTSGKAPQFRIADAWRTPLEWLDLSAEPAPEAAAHNFMQAAFVKPFDLETAEHLHYFCLIRVAADFHFLFSVYHHIITDGWGTSLMFQRLVSNYNDIVTTGAITASYPFYYEDYVAEDKAYHSSTAFTADRAYWQEQFRTVPDPVIPCLDNTPFTAVSGREELTVKRAVYNRLNELAASYQVSAFHILLGVLSVYLSRCYHSLDLVIGLPVLNRDKAVHKKTVGLFMGISPLRISLDPEENFAALVQRIRRQLRQDYRHQRFPLGRLLQEVGMIQEKHRLYNISVSYEKHHYAEAFRDTVTRVIPLTHSAEQAALAVYVREFSQDEDVKIDFDYNLHYFDVVGMQRFTGHFHTLLETVLEAAPLPLKTLSFLRPEETNMLLKAFNPAPAPDVAATLLLSLIARQAERIPEKTAIWDDVCSYSYTSLTAMVTQMAHALAALPGATAGKPIAVMMERTARLPVLLLGILKAGRPFIPLDPSFPAARLQYILDNSHADILIADAVYSSWQKEGMRLLTYEDLMAQTAEASRDIVLPLPAPEDTAYIIYTSGSTGNPKGVAISHRSLANFLVSMRECPGLQEQDLLFSVTSPSFDISMLEFFLPLITGATVYVADKHTLADPWKTIVKLQQVQPTILQATPGFYQLLFNAGWEGAAGLVILCGGDLLSTTLTAKLLQQAVAVWNMYGPTETTVWSAVKQIRRPEDSSNVGQPIHNTVIYILDEHLQPLPVGISGDIYIGGAGVAQGYYHNEPLTRQKFIINPFDNHQRIYHTGDIGRWTAAGEILFGGRSDTQVKVRGYRIELEEIEQCITRLPGMNEAVVVARKREGQDAFLIGFVKTDNPDFVPETVITALQARLPDYMVPQLIVPLAAFPLTPNQKIDRRSLAAWDIATVQPTVAAVPPQKPLERLLAALWEKILSISVDDRYANFFRLGGHSIKAVELATSISEQFGVSLGLKDIFEQPTIAGQAALLTAQRYVPQEEILRTAPQVQDDAAPVQRMMWLACQRPVISAAYNMHAIFSITGDFRVAAMEQAIQLLIRRHEILRTCFIEVAGIPRLQLHTGDAFRFAIQEVEIALPEELDTFLQDITATPFDLETELLLKAFRVRVGDGRQLFVFVTHHLILDGWSLEILVREALAAYRQLPDIHSLAPLSLQYRDYAAWSNHQLQAPAAVLHAAYWQEVLKDFTPLPAFKRAGSEPSFYGRRIYTCLKPPVRDALYTLAADREMSVFIVLLAAVHTLIARVGQQYDYCTGIPVAGREHPQLQELLGMLVNTVLVRGQLTATDTFEMVCEHIRDQFLQGIGHQAFPLEAIMNGREKADTMLFDVMVTWQHPAFSLDALTVTSDLTLTRQRLTQGGIRIPLTFNFYEEGTQLVVETEYDSGLYEEGQMLLLTARFKKLLEEMAHQPKTAIGSLDIALDMEKTLRQNSFEIEFEF from the coding sequence ATGAAACTGATACCGCTCACCTCACAGCAACAGGATATCTACTACGAGAGCCTGTTGCACCCCGGCGCGCCCATACATAACATCGGTGCCAGGATTGAGATCCGGGGACCTTTGCAGCTGCCGGCCCTGCAGCAGGCATATGTGGCACTGATCAATCAGCATGATAGTTTCAGAGGGGCTGTCGTGACCAGTGGCAAGGCTCCGCAGTTCCGGATAGCGGATGCGTGGCGTACTCCGCTGGAGTGGCTGGATCTGTCTGCAGAACCAGCGCCGGAAGCGGCTGCACACAACTTTATGCAAGCTGCATTTGTCAAGCCGTTTGACCTGGAGACTGCGGAACACCTGCATTATTTCTGTTTGATCCGCGTGGCTGCCGATTTTCATTTCCTGTTTTCAGTCTATCATCATATCATCACAGATGGCTGGGGTACCTCTTTGATGTTCCAACGCCTCGTTAGCAATTACAATGATATTGTGACAACAGGCGCCATCACGGCCTCCTATCCGTTTTACTATGAGGACTATGTAGCGGAAGACAAAGCTTATCATAGCAGTACAGCCTTTACAGCAGACCGGGCATATTGGCAGGAACAGTTTCGAACGGTGCCTGATCCGGTGATTCCCTGCCTGGATAATACTCCTTTTACCGCTGTTAGCGGCCGGGAGGAGCTGACAGTGAAAAGAGCCGTTTATAACCGGCTGAACGAGCTGGCTGCCAGCTATCAGGTATCTGCTTTTCATATACTGCTGGGTGTACTGTCTGTATACCTGAGCCGCTGTTATCATAGTCTCGACCTGGTCATCGGACTGCCGGTACTGAACCGCGACAAGGCAGTACATAAAAAAACGGTAGGTCTCTTCATGGGTATATCGCCCCTTCGTATCTCCCTGGATCCGGAAGAAAACTTTGCAGCGTTAGTACAGCGTATCCGCCGGCAGCTGCGACAGGATTACCGGCATCAGCGTTTTCCGTTAGGCAGGCTGTTGCAGGAAGTGGGGATGATACAGGAGAAACACCGGCTGTACAATATATCCGTGTCGTATGAAAAACACCACTATGCAGAAGCTTTCAGGGATACGGTTACCCGGGTAATTCCATTGACGCATAGTGCCGAGCAGGCAGCATTAGCAGTATATGTCAGGGAGTTCAGTCAGGACGAAGATGTAAAAATAGACTTCGACTATAACCTGCATTATTTTGATGTAGTGGGTATGCAACGGTTTACCGGGCACTTTCATACGTTGCTGGAAACGGTACTGGAGGCAGCGCCTCTTCCGTTGAAAACGCTTTCTTTTTTGAGGCCTGAAGAAACCAATATGCTGTTAAAGGCATTCAATCCGGCACCTGCACCCGATGTGGCGGCAACGTTGCTGTTATCACTGATCGCCCGTCAGGCGGAGCGTATACCGGAGAAAACAGCCATATGGGACGACGTATGCAGCTACAGTTATACATCGCTAACGGCAATGGTTACACAAATGGCGCATGCCCTGGCCGCGCTGCCGGGTGCCACAGCCGGCAAGCCCATTGCCGTGATGATGGAACGTACGGCCCGGCTGCCGGTATTACTGCTGGGCATCCTGAAAGCCGGCCGCCCCTTCATTCCGCTGGACCCTTCCTTTCCGGCAGCAAGGCTGCAATATATTCTGGATAACAGCCATGCCGATATCCTGATAGCGGATGCTGTGTATAGCAGCTGGCAGAAGGAAGGTATGCGCCTGCTGACTTATGAGGATCTGATGGCGCAGACTGCCGAAGCTAGCAGGGATATTGTTTTACCCCTGCCAGCGCCGGAAGATACAGCCTATATCATCTATACCTCCGGCTCAACGGGTAACCCCAAAGGGGTGGCCATCAGCCATCGTTCGCTGGCCAACTTCCTGGTCAGCATGCGGGAGTGCCCTGGGTTACAGGAACAGGACCTGCTTTTCAGCGTTACTTCGCCCTCTTTCGACATCTCCATGCTGGAGTTTTTCCTACCGCTGATTACCGGTGCAACGGTGTATGTAGCAGATAAACATACCCTGGCGGATCCCTGGAAGACCATTGTAAAACTGCAACAGGTGCAGCCTACGATCCTGCAGGCTACGCCCGGTTTTTACCAGCTGCTGTTTAACGCAGGCTGGGAGGGGGCAGCAGGCCTGGTGATCCTGTGCGGCGGCGACTTGTTGAGCACAACGCTGACCGCTAAGCTGCTGCAGCAGGCCGTAGCGGTATGGAACATGTATGGCCCTACCGAAACGACCGTTTGGTCGGCCGTAAAACAAATCCGGCGACCGGAAGACAGCAGCAATGTAGGGCAGCCTATCCACAATACCGTTATCTATATCCTGGATGAACACCTGCAGCCATTGCCGGTAGGCATTAGCGGCGATATCTATATCGGCGGGGCGGGCGTAGCCCAGGGATATTACCATAATGAACCACTGACCAGGCAAAAGTTTATCATCAACCCATTCGATAATCATCAGCGGATATACCATACCGGTGATATTGGCCGCTGGACGGCGGCAGGTGAAATCCTCTTTGGCGGTCGCAGTGATACGCAGGTGAAGGTAAGGGGATATCGTATTGAGCTGGAAGAAATAGAGCAATGCATTACCCGTCTGCCAGGCATGAACGAAGCAGTAGTGGTTGCCCGCAAAAGAGAAGGTCAGGATGCCTTCCTGATCGGATTTGTAAAAACAGATAACCCGGACTTCGTTCCGGAAACCGTTATTACTGCCTTGCAGGCTCGGTTGCCTGACTATATGGTGCCACAACTCATTGTGCCGCTGGCCGCTTTTCCGCTGACGCCCAATCAAAAGATAGACCGGCGCAGTCTGGCTGCCTGGGATATTGCCACTGTACAACCGACGGTAGCTGCCGTGCCACCGCAAAAGCCCCTTGAAAGATTATTGGCAGCCCTCTGGGAAAAAATACTCAGTATATCCGTTGACGATAGATATGCCAACTTTTTCAGGCTGGGAGGTCATTCCATCAAGGCGGTGGAACTGGCGACCAGTATCAGCGAACAGTTTGGCGTTTCACTGGGATTGAAAGACATCTTTGAACAGCCGACCATTGCCGGGCAGGCGGCATTATTGACTGCACAACGTTATGTGCCGCAGGAGGAGATTCTCCGGACGGCGCCGCAGGTACAGGACGATGCCGCGCCTGTACAGCGAATGATGTGGCTGGCATGTCAGCGGCCGGTTATCTCAGCCGCCTATAACATGCACGCCATCTTCAGCATTACCGGTGATTTCCGTGTGGCTGCAATGGAACAGGCCATACAGCTGCTTATCCGGAGGCATGAGATTTTGCGTACCTGCTTTATAGAAGTAGCCGGTATTCCCCGGCTGCAGCTGCATACCGGCGATGCGTTTCGTTTTGCCATACAGGAAGTGGAAATTGCCTTGCCAGAAGAGCTGGATACATTTCTGCAGGACATCACGGCCACTCCTTTTGATCTTGAAACGGAGTTGCTCTTGAAAGCATTTCGGGTCCGGGTAGGAGATGGCCGGCAGCTGTTTGTTTTTGTTACCCATCACCTGATACTGGATGGCTGGTCTCTGGAGATATTGGTCCGGGAAGCGCTGGCAGCCTACCGCCAGCTACCGGATATACATTCCCTGGCGCCGTTGTCGTTGCAATACCGGGACTATGCCGCCTGGAGCAACCACCAGCTGCAGGCGCCCGCAGCCGTCCTGCATGCCGCCTATTGGCAGGAAGTATTGAAGGATTTTACCCCTTTGCCGGCATTTAAACGTGCGGGCAGTGAACCCTCTTTCTATGGTCGCCGGATCTATACCTGCCTGAAACCGCCGGTACGCGATGCGTTGTATACACTGGCTGCCGACAGGGAAATGTCGGTGTTCATCGTGTTGCTGGCAGCCGTACATACCCTGATTGCCCGGGTAGGGCAGCAGTATGACTACTGTACCGGTATTCCGGTTGCCGGCAGGGAACATCCGCAGCTGCAGGAGCTGTTGGGGATGTTAGTGAATACGGTATTGGTTAGGGGGCAGCTGACTGCAACGGATACTTTTGAAATGGTCTGTGAACATATCCGGGATCAGTTCCTGCAAGGGATCGGGCACCAGGCATTTCCCCTGGAAGCGATCATGAACGGAAGAGAGAAAGCAGATACAATGTTGTTTGATGTGATGGTGACCTGGCAGCATCCGGCTTTCAGTCTGGATGCCCTCACCGTAACATCCGACCTGACATTGACCCGGCAGCGGCTCACACAGGGCGGCATCCGTATTCCGTTGACATTTAACTTTTATGAAGAAGGAACACAGCTGGTAGTAGAGACGGAATATGACAGCGGTTTGTACGAAGAAGGGCAGATGCTGCTGCTGACAGCCCGCTTTAAAAAACTGCTGGAGGAAATGGCTCATCAGCCTAAAACGGCGATTGGTAGTCTGGACATAGCCTTGGATATGGAAAAGACATTGCGCCAAAACAGCTTTGAAATCGAATTTGAATTTTAA
- a CDS encoding alpha/beta fold hydrolase — MKAYGSKIFIWLFACISLLLETSAQQGSPASPVYKKVAGFPGLKVTHPAVEWGYLTVPENWQKDNGNTVQLAVAVIKSHNKQSREGVVFLGGGPGGNAVRGIRKWLNNPILEERDIILVDTRGAGLSTPQLCPDLGRQFMGVMAENDNDDQEIASRVKAAVACRDELLKRNIDISAYNSESVSYDLHALRQALGYNNWMVYSVSYGTRMALAYARNFPQEVTRVVFDSPVLPAAGLYDHNTSNYVRSLEVLFEKCRQDKSCSSEYGDLKALYHQTVLDLEKNPITINVPKSLVSTGKFTLNAQDFMIAVQQGLYDPRFFEVMPLIIKEFNQRNEAMITSLFFALRSRLSLDYGTYYCVLCHETLPLNSIDTFVQDAAKHQALTAGGLPFYKGDYTICNQWRSSNSLVKDTTAVLPAAPLNIPALIISGEFDPVTPPAVTQQLQAMIPGSEVLSFPGQGHVPGYTPRGTAIIHHFFNGGLSATDRQDLQAEKVRFITGVHANGGISRVAGILNNPKLSLIWPVTLALGVLVLYLLIQLIRRNKQYIHWVIMLAALLTILTGAAFVYAINATAATNAYILSVGLPVKFSYLFVLLYLLLVLALLAILLLIRFNGKSGFKGTAFSWVAVLALLAVNACFFSWGLLF; from the coding sequence ATGAAAGCGTACGGCTCCAAAATCTTCATCTGGCTGTTTGCCTGCATCTCATTATTGCTGGAAACATCTGCGCAGCAGGGTTCACCTGCCTCGCCCGTTTACAAAAAAGTGGCCGGTTTCCCTGGTCTGAAAGTAACGCACCCCGCTGTGGAATGGGGCTATCTGACAGTACCGGAAAACTGGCAAAAGGACAATGGCAATACAGTACAACTGGCAGTTGCTGTTATCAAAAGTCACAATAAACAATCCCGGGAAGGGGTGGTTTTTCTGGGAGGCGGCCCGGGCGGAAATGCTGTCAGAGGTATCCGCAAATGGCTGAACAATCCTATCCTGGAGGAGCGGGATATTATCCTGGTGGACACAAGGGGAGCTGGGTTGTCAACTCCACAGCTGTGCCCTGATCTGGGACGGCAGTTTATGGGGGTGATGGCTGAAAATGATAATGATGACCAGGAGATTGCTTCCCGGGTAAAAGCAGCTGTTGCCTGCCGGGACGAATTGCTGAAAAGGAATATTGATATAAGTGCGTACAACAGTGAAAGCGTGTCCTACGACCTTCATGCGCTCCGTCAGGCATTGGGATACAATAACTGGATGGTGTACAGTGTATCCTATGGTACCCGGATGGCGCTGGCCTATGCCCGGAATTTTCCGCAGGAAGTAACCCGGGTGGTATTTGATTCGCCGGTGCTGCCTGCAGCCGGTCTGTATGATCACAACACCAGTAACTATGTACGGTCGCTGGAAGTGCTGTTTGAAAAATGCCGGCAGGATAAATCCTGCAGCAGCGAATATGGCGATCTGAAGGCTTTGTATCATCAGACAGTACTTGACCTGGAGAAAAATCCGATAACGATCAATGTACCGAAAAGCCTGGTGAGTACCGGTAAGTTTACCCTCAATGCGCAGGACTTTATGATTGCGGTGCAACAAGGGTTGTATGATCCCCGCTTTTTTGAAGTGATGCCGCTCATCATAAAGGAATTCAATCAGCGTAATGAAGCGATGATAACCTCCCTGTTCTTTGCTTTGCGCAGCAGGCTTTCGCTGGACTATGGTACCTACTACTGTGTGCTTTGTCATGAAACATTACCGCTGAACTCCATCGATACTTTTGTACAGGATGCCGCGAAACATCAGGCGCTGACAGCAGGAGGATTGCCTTTCTACAAAGGAGATTATACTATCTGCAACCAGTGGCGCAGCAGCAACAGTCTGGTGAAGGATACTACGGCGGTATTGCCGGCAGCCCCTCTGAACATTCCGGCGTTGATTATTTCCGGCGAATTCGATCCGGTAACGCCGCCGGCTGTTACCCAACAACTGCAGGCGATGATTCCCGGCAGTGAGGTGTTGTCATTTCCCGGACAAGGGCACGTACCCGGCTATACGCCGCGGGGCACGGCCATTATCCATCACTTTTTTAATGGTGGGCTCAGTGCAACAGACCGGCAGGACCTGCAAGCGGAAAAGGTACGGTTTATCACTGGTGTGCATGCCAATGGCGGCATTTCCAGGGTGGCCGGTATCCTGAACAATCCGAAGTTATCTTTGATCTGGCCTGTTACCCTGGCGCTGGGGGTGTTGGTATTGTATCTGCTTATTCAGCTGATACGGCGCAATAAACAATATATACACTGGGTGATCATGCTGGCGGCATTGCTTACGATCCTGACGGGCGCTGCTTTCGTCTATGCGATTAATGCCACGGCTGCCACTAATGCGTATATTCTGTCTGTTGGGCTGCCGGTGAAATTCTCCTACCTGTTTGTGTTGTTGTACCTGTTACTGGTGTTAGCATTGCTGGCCATCCTATTACTCATCCGGTTTAACGGGAAATCCGGTTTCAAGGGCACTGCCTTTTCCTGGGTGGCAGTACTGGCGTTGCTGGCAGTCAATGCCTGCTTTTTTTCCTGGGGATTACTCTTTTAA